The genomic stretch acacgcggctggcaaagtgccgctgcgtgtgctgctttttatttcattgaaatcggcccagcagggcctgagcggcagcctctggcggtgttggacgagctcagcaggttaataaaggacttttttttccgatatattctcaccccaaacagctgacacggagagagagcgggagtggagtacatctacacacttccagcgccgccaccgcagagcagccgccgccgtgcatctctctcttgctcgtgattctctcacatgtgactcggcggcggctgctctgcggtggcggcgctggaagtgctcccgctctctctccgtgtcagagcggtcagctgtttgatgtgagaatatatcggcacctggtcctgggggggagaggggggtcgggcagacaggggtatgctctgcatgctcagcagtatctgatatgcggctttgcgtcctgggcaaaaggctacatagtaaaaaaattagattgatttttaacttccgcattgcctttttggttcccttaaaatgtaaataaaacattgccaaagagatttaaatttcatttttggggctgacagttactctttaaaggcatATCTAGATACAGATTtgttggggggagagggggctgtGAATTTTAGGACGTTTTCTGTTCCTTGGTGCATGTTTTTCATACAGAGCAGCTGCGAGGTTCTCACCACCACACCCTGTACAGGAAATATGAGTCACCTTCTAGTTTCTGCACTTCTCAGACTTTCACTTTCATTTCTCTCCTGCTGTCAGGAATGGCGTCTGCTGATCTGAGGAAGGAGCTGGACTGTTCCATCTGTCTGACCATTTATACAGATCCTGTGACCCTGAGATGTGGACACAACTTCTGCCGCCTCTGTATAGATCAGGTGTTGGATACACAGGAGGGGGCTGGAGTTTATTCCTGTCCTGAATGCAGAGAAGAGTTTCAGGAACGTCCGGCACTGCAGAGGAACATAACATTGTGTAACATTGTGGAGAGTTTCCACTCTGCTCAGCCAGATCAGGAAGAGACTGGAGTCTTCTGTACTTACTGTATTCACTCTCCTGTACCGGCTGTTATGTCCTGTCTGATGTGTGAAGCTTCTCTGTGTGACAATcacctgagagtccacagcaagTCACCAGAACATGTCTTGTGTGACCCCACCACTTCCCTGGAGAACaggaaatgctccgtccataagAAGATATTGGAGTATTACTGCCTTGCAGAtgctgcctgtatctgtgtgtcctgCAGTTTGGCCGGAGACCACCAGGGACACAAGGTGGAGACGCTGGATGAGGCCTCCGAGAAGAAGAAACAGAAACTAAGAAATGATCTGCAGGAACTGATCACTAAGACAGAGGAGACTGGGAGAGAAGTCCAGAGTCTGCAGGAGAAGAAAAGAAAAGTCCATGAAAAGTCATCTGGTGTAACAGAGAGAGTCACTGGcctgtttagagacctcaggagacAGCTGGACGACCTGGAGAAGAGAGTCCTGAGAGAGGTCTCCAGGCAGGAGGAGCAGCTttctctggcattggctgatttcattcagcagctggaaataaagaaggccgagctgtccaggaagatgtgtcacattgaggagctgtgtaacatgactgacccactgactgtcttacaggaatcacacacaggtgacttgtgtgacactgAGGAGGGGGAtaaggaggacagagagagacatgatgggcgggatctggatgtggctctcatctcacacacattatacacagggTTATCTGATATAATAGCCGGGGTAACTGGAGGCTGCATCATGCAGGAGGCTACAGACATATCACTGGATATAAACACAGCTGATAATAATCTACATATATCAGATGACATGAAAATTGTATCCTGGTCAGATATCAGCCAGAATCGCCCAGAAACAGCAGAGAGATTTCAGTTATACTATCAGGTGATAAGCAGGcagagtttctcctcagggcgacattactgggaagtggatgtcaGTAAATCAGAGTGGTGGTATGTAGgaatgtgttaccccagtatagacaggagaGGAGAGCAGTCATGGATGGGAAATAATAACAAGTCCTGGTGTCTGTACAGGTATAATAATCAGTGTAATGTGCTACATGACAGTAAAGGTATCCGGTTACCTGACAATATTGTCTCCAGTAATAGAGTCaggatatatctggattatgaggcgGGGCGGCTGTCCTTTTATGATCTGTGTGTCCCGATCAGActcctccacaccttcactgctACCTTCACctctgagcccctccatgctatATTATGGGTAGGAGGAGGTTCTATAAAGATATGCGGGAAGAGAAACAACCAGGAGGTGTGAGATAATGATGATGCACCACAGCTTTagaggcgcgaaacggctgtagactattcactgcctgtacctctctctgtcctGCTGGTTTGTGTCTATTTTTGATGAACAAAATTTTAAATGGATAAATAAATGTTTTAGCTGGATGTGCACCAGTACTTTTTTCTTCCTTTTGAAGTTATTATCCTGTGGACTGGTGAGCTGCACTCATAAGCTGTGTATGTTCCTGTGCATggacttttttcttcttttttgcagATGTGAGATAATATAATGTAGGGCAGCTAATATAACCTTTATTCATGTATTATACCTGCTGCATTTACAACAGGCTCTatgagggctggtgcacgccggaagagcttttctaagtgttttgtgattttaaaagctcctgctaatgttaggGTGACCAGACATCCTCCATAAGGAGGACATGTCCTCTTGTTTAGCATGGTTTCCTctgtcctccaggcactccaaaaGTTCATGAAAATGTCTTCCTTTTACAGAATCAGAAACAGTTGACTGCATGTTACTTATTACATATGTGATATACATGAGATATGAGATACATATGAGATATAGTGAGATTGTGCAGACTTCGCCTTCCGTTACCACGTTATCAATATTTATAACCGTAAGAAGTGGGAGCGTGGCAACACTGTTTATATTCCAGTTCCAACAGCGCAACTAACCAATACTTTTTGTAAAATATCAAATGAAGAAGAAACAGAAATGTCTAACAGAGAAGTTGCAAGTTTCCTGATTGTCACAAGACAAAATGTCCATGTTCTAAAGCAGGACGAAAAGAAACTGTCACGTATGGCATTGGTActaaccagagatggattaagatgtaatggggccctaggcaagttgGTTAGATTTGCCACCCCTTTGTGGTgcctttggtaagctgaagtggagagaggtcaaagaaagaagcaggtgggcctcttgacaccctttaggtcctgtttccactacacgcagaatggatgcagaaaaacggactccaatgaattcctatgagcctgtttccactaaacacaatttttctgatgcagattttcccatagacattcattggagtcagttttttctgcatccaatctgcgtgtagtggaaacaggcccttagacccctggcacttgcctaggttgcctggtgaatgatcctgctctgatggtGACCGTGGAGTTGGAGTTATTTGGTCATACAGTATTTGTTCTCCTTTCTAGCGGTCTCTGTCCTCCTTTTTAGCCGACCCCATCTGGTCACCctagctaatgttatcctatgtgtgtgtgttcacactggagcaatgtgattttgtaaaaatcccccacagcattgcattagcaagagcttataatatctctagcgtttaaaaagcactcccagtgtgcaccagcccttactgtacAGCAACCAGGAGATCTGAACATCTGTCTTTTTTGCTCTAAATAGTGAAGAGAAGGGAAGCCTTTATCCAGTTTATATTGCTGTCGGTGATACCATAGAGAGGATTTCTCTCCACTTCCTGTCTCACAGACCTAACAGGAAGTGAGAGCAAATTCCCCAGAAAAGGGTGGAAATCTCTCCTCAGACAGATATCACTGGAACACGTGTCCCCATATCCTCCTCTGTGCGGCAAATTATTCCTGCAGCAAGATGGGTGTTTCTAGACAATCttaccatggcaacagtactccaAACAGAGCACACAGAGTACAGTTGCCATGGTTGCACAGAGGAGTAAATAGAGTTGCTATTAGTATTTGGAAATTGTTAGCCGGCTGCAGAGTGAATAATAATTTGTAGTAACATTAAATTGCAGAGAGACTTGTGCAGCACTTTTCTATATTTGGTAATTTATAAGGAAAGTGGAATTTCCCGGTAAGGGAACATTTATAATGAGAGAGGGACAGAGGCTCCTGTAATAGAGATGATTGGtgggggcctatttccactagcatgCGTTGGGATTCACATGCGGTTTAATGCATTTTTAAATTGCCATATGTGTtttcatgcaaaaatttgcatatgcAATTTGAAAACTGCCTAGCAACAAGACGACAGGCAAAAGGAAATGGtgttgtgcattgtgggtaaattCACATTCGCAACGCGAATTTTAAGCATTTGTAATGTGAATTATATGCGGCACATTGACTTACATTAGACACGATTCGCATCCAGATCCCACCCGCAGGTGGAAAATGCAGCTTACCATCCAGATTTTTTACGCACCGCATAACgtacaaaaatttgcattgaatggaaATCGCTCCCTtcactaacgtgctgcattttggaTGCGGAAATTTGCATGTGGGATCCGCGTGTTGTGTAAATAGGCCCTGAAGCTGAAGGGGGGATCCAGATTTGTCCTCCCATTGTCTGACCTGTACATGACAGCTGCAATGTGATTGGCTGATAACAGCAACACAGGAAGTCTTTACAGACCCATTGTCTATAGAACATCTGCAGTAACTGTGATGTTATATATTGTAGGAGAAAGTCAATCACTGCCACACATTG from Hyperolius riggenbachi isolate aHypRig1 chromosome 5, aHypRig1.pri, whole genome shotgun sequence encodes the following:
- the LOC137519232 gene encoding E3 ubiquitin/ISG15 ligase TRIM25-like, which translates into the protein MASADLRKELDCSICLTIYTDPVTLRCGHNFCRLCIDQVLDTQEGAGVYSCPECREEFQERPALQRNITLCNIVESFHSAQPDQEETGVFCTYCIHSPVPAVMSCLMCEASLCDNHLRVHSKSPEHVLCDPTTSLENRKCSVHKKILEYYCLADAACICVSCSLAGDHQGHKVETLDEASEKKKQKLRNDLQELITKTEETGREVQSLQEKKRKVHEKSSGVTERVTGLFRDLRRQLDDLEKRVLREVSRQEEQLSLALADFIQQLEIKKAELSRKMCHIEELCNMTDPLTVLQESHTGDLCDTEEGDKEDRERHDGRDLDVALISHTLYTGLSDIIAGVTGGCIMQEATDISLDINTADNNLHISDDMKIVSWSDISQNRPETAERFQLYYQVISRQSFSSGRHYWEVDVSKSEW